One Hydrogenophaga crassostreae genomic region harbors:
- a CDS encoding ABC transporter substrate-binding protein — MKLKPVLLAVSALLALPAMADNLTVVNFGGANGAAQKVAYMAPFEKAGGKVTAVEYNGEQAKIKAMVEAKNVTWDVVEVESPDLSRGCDEGLFETIDWSKIGNKADFQKAAVHECGVGTFVWSTVMAYDGDKLKTAPTTWADFWDVKKFPGKRGLRKGARYNLEFALMADGVKPADVYKVLATKEGAERAFKKLGDLKPNIQWWEAGAQPPQFLVAGDVSMTTAYNGRIDAAQREGKNLKITWTGGIYDLDYWVMPKGTPNKDAALKFIALASSPDAQAEYAKNISYGPTNNKALAKLDAKVLDMLPTAPANSKEALQFSVRFWADQGEALEKRFSAWAAK; from the coding sequence ATGAAACTCAAACCTGTGTTGCTGGCCGTTTCGGCCCTACTGGCACTTCCCGCCATGGCAGACAACCTCACCGTGGTGAACTTCGGCGGTGCCAACGGTGCCGCCCAGAAAGTCGCCTACATGGCGCCTTTCGAAAAGGCGGGCGGCAAGGTCACCGCCGTGGAATACAACGGCGAACAAGCCAAGATCAAGGCCATGGTCGAAGCCAAGAACGTCACCTGGGACGTGGTCGAAGTCGAGAGCCCCGACCTGAGCCGCGGTTGCGATGAAGGCCTGTTCGAAACCATCGACTGGAGCAAGATCGGCAACAAGGCCGACTTCCAGAAAGCCGCTGTGCACGAGTGCGGCGTGGGCACCTTCGTCTGGTCCACCGTGATGGCCTATGACGGCGACAAGCTCAAGACCGCGCCCACCACCTGGGCCGATTTCTGGGACGTGAAGAAATTCCCAGGCAAACGTGGCCTTCGCAAGGGCGCCCGCTACAACCTGGAATTCGCGCTCATGGCCGATGGTGTCAAGCCCGCCGACGTCTATAAAGTGCTGGCCACCAAAGAGGGTGCCGAGCGCGCCTTCAAAAAGCTGGGTGACCTCAAGCCAAACATCCAGTGGTGGGAAGCCGGTGCCCAGCCGCCCCAGTTCCTGGTTGCCGGTGACGTGAGCATGACCACCGCCTACAACGGCCGCATCGATGCCGCCCAGCGCGAAGGAAAGAACCTGAAAATCACCTGGACTGGCGGCATCTACGATCTGGACTACTGGGTCATGCCCAAAGGCACGCCCAACAAAGACGCGGCGTTGAAGTTCATTGCCCTGGCCAGCTCGCCCGATGCACAGGCCGAGTACGCCAAAAACATCAGCTACGGCCCAACCAACAACAAGGCACTGGCCAAACTCGATGCCAAGGTGCTCGACATGTTGCCCACGGCGCCTGCCAACAGCAAGGAAGCGCTGCAATTCAGCGTCCGTTTCTGGGCCGATCAAGGTGAAGCTCTGGAGAAGCGCTTCTCCGCCTGGGCAGCAAAATGA
- a CDS encoding ABC transporter ATP-binding protein — protein sequence MTTSTALVTFTGVQKTYDGRILVVRDLNLEIQKGEFLSLLGPSGSGKTTTLMMLAGFESPTAGEISLDGVPITRTPPHKRNFGMVFQNYALFPHMTVADNIGYPLTVRKLGKSEREDKVKRALDMVQMGHMGDRYPGQLSGGQQQRVALARALVFDPQLVLMDEPLGALDKQLREHMQLELKALHRRLGVTFVYVTHDQSEALTMSDRVAVFSEGVIQQIDPVDRLYETPVNRFVASFVGDNSVLDGKVTQASGDQCEVTLTDGTRLTGINVNKANTGDSVQCSVRPERIGLAASGGATNHLSAKVTDVIYFGDHLRLRCQTSDQPELSVKLPLQYAGQLREGATVNLHVPTEHLRIYR from the coding sequence ATGACCACCAGCACCGCACTCGTCACCTTCACCGGTGTGCAAAAGACCTACGACGGCCGCATCCTGGTGGTGCGCGATCTGAACCTTGAGATCCAGAAAGGTGAATTCCTGTCTCTGCTTGGCCCATCGGGCTCAGGCAAAACCACCACGCTGATGATGCTGGCCGGCTTCGAGTCGCCCACCGCCGGTGAAATCAGCCTCGATGGTGTACCAATCACCCGAACACCACCGCACAAACGCAACTTCGGCATGGTGTTCCAAAATTACGCACTGTTCCCGCACATGACCGTGGCCGACAACATCGGCTACCCGCTCACCGTGCGAAAGCTCGGCAAATCGGAGCGCGAAGACAAGGTCAAGCGCGCGCTCGATATGGTGCAGATGGGCCACATGGGCGATCGCTATCCAGGCCAGCTCTCGGGTGGCCAGCAGCAGCGGGTGGCTTTGGCTCGCGCTCTGGTGTTCGACCCCCAACTGGTGCTGATGGACGAGCCACTGGGCGCATTGGACAAGCAATTGCGAGAACACATGCAACTCGAACTCAAGGCACTGCACCGCCGCCTGGGCGTGACCTTCGTCTATGTGACCCACGACCAGTCCGAGGCGCTCACCATGTCCGACAGGGTGGCCGTGTTCAGTGAAGGTGTGATACAGCAGATCGATCCTGTCGACCGCCTGTATGAGACACCCGTGAACCGTTTTGTTGCCAGCTTTGTAGGCGACAACTCGGTGCTCGACGGCAAGGTCACCCAAGCCAGCGGCGATCAATGCGAAGTCACGCTGACCGATGGCACGCGCCTGACCGGCATCAATGTAAACAAGGCCAACACCGGCGACAGCGTGCAATGCAGCGTGCGCCCTGAGCGGATTGGCCTGGCAGCCAGCGGTGGCGCAACCAACCACCTGTCGGCCAAAGTGACCGATGTGATCTATTTCGGCGACCACTTGCGCCTGCGCTGCCAGACCAGCGACCAGCCCGAACTCAGTGTGAAGTTGCCCTTGCAATACGCGGGCCAATTGCGCGAGGGTGCCACGGTGAACCTGCACGTTCCGACCGAGCACCTTCGTATCTACCGCTGA
- a CDS encoding CaiB/BaiF CoA transferase family protein, whose translation MAPHAPPPSPLAGVRVLDLSRVLAGPWAGQLLADYGADVLKVERPGTGDDTRSWGPPWWGEGESRVAAYFICANRGKRSVAIDLASQDGLQQVRELAREADVLIENYKVGQLAKYGLDAASLQAINPRLIYCSITGYGQTGPLSHKAGYDFAIQAEGGLMSITGEPDGEPQKVGVAVTDLMTGVYATTAILAALVERQTTGRGREIDASLFDVQVAMLANQGANQLIGGKTPTRMGNAHPNIVPYQVFPTRDGHMVLAVGNDGQFTRLCDAAGQSAISRNALYSTNPARVENRQTLVPLITGWTLQRDTSDWMSLLDQAGVPCSPILDVAHVMEHPHVAARGLRLQPSDTRTPPMIANPMLFDGQRPMADLPPPPLDAHLARWLQASS comes from the coding sequence ATGGCGCCCCACGCTCCACCGCCCAGCCCGCTGGCTGGCGTGCGGGTGCTGGATCTGTCACGCGTGCTTGCGGGCCCGTGGGCGGGCCAATTGCTGGCTGACTACGGCGCCGACGTACTCAAGGTCGAGCGTCCGGGCACAGGTGATGACACCCGAAGCTGGGGCCCCCCCTGGTGGGGTGAAGGCGAATCGCGGGTCGCTGCCTATTTCATATGTGCCAACCGCGGAAAGCGGTCCGTGGCCATTGACCTGGCGAGCCAGGACGGCTTGCAACAGGTGCGCGAACTCGCCCGCGAAGCCGATGTATTGATCGAAAACTACAAAGTTGGTCAACTTGCGAAGTACGGGCTGGATGCGGCAAGCCTGCAAGCCATCAATCCGCGCCTGATCTATTGCTCGATCACAGGTTACGGCCAGACTGGCCCGCTTTCGCACAAAGCGGGCTATGACTTCGCCATCCAGGCCGAAGGCGGGCTGATGAGCATCACAGGCGAGCCCGACGGTGAGCCCCAAAAGGTGGGGGTGGCCGTCACCGACTTGATGACCGGCGTTTACGCCACCACAGCGATCCTTGCCGCCCTGGTCGAACGCCAGACCACCGGGCGCGGGCGGGAAATAGACGCTTCGCTTTTTGACGTTCAAGTGGCCATGCTCGCCAACCAGGGCGCCAACCAGTTGATCGGCGGAAAGACACCCACCCGCATGGGCAACGCACATCCCAACATCGTGCCCTACCAGGTATTCCCCACCCGCGATGGCCACATGGTGCTGGCCGTGGGCAACGACGGGCAATTCACCCGCCTGTGCGACGCCGCAGGCCAGTCCGCCATTTCGCGCAACGCGCTGTACAGCACCAACCCCGCCAGAGTCGAAAACCGCCAGACCCTGGTGCCGTTGATCACGGGCTGGACGCTGCAGCGCGATACCAGTGACTGGATGTCACTGCTCGATCAGGCTGGTGTGCCCTGCTCTCCGATTCTGGACGTTGCCCATGTCATGGAACACCCCCATGTCGCTGCGCGTGGTTTGCGACTACAACCATCGGACACGCGCACACCACCCATGATCGCCAACCCCATGCTGTTCGACGGACAGCGCCCGATGGCCGATTTGCCACCGCCTCCGCTCGACGCCCACCTGGCACGGTGGTTGCAAGCATCGTCCTGA
- the gabT gene encoding 4-aminobutyrate--2-oxoglutarate transaminase yields the protein MQREPQATNAMLMARRNAAVPRGVGHSHQIFIAKGENAEIWDVEGRRYIDFAGGIAVLNTGHRNPAIIEAVKAQLDQYTHTCFQVLAYEPYVELAERLNAKAPGDFAKKTLFLTTGAEAVENAIKIARAHTGRSGIIAFTGGYHGRTLLTLGMTGKVAPYKLGFGPFPNEIFHARFPNALHGVSVDDAMASIEQIFKNDIEASRVAAIILEPVQGEGGFNVAPPELFQRLRALCDLHGILLIADEVQTGAGRTGTWFAVEQAGVAPDLITMAKSMAGGFPISAVIGRADVMDAPAAGGLGGTYAGSPLACAAALAVLDEFEKHSLLQRSQEVGQRITASLQALAKKHTCIAEVRGLGAMVAMELCKNGDPHQPDADLTKALAAEATRRGLIILTCGTYGNVVRILVPLTVSDAVLDEGLAIVEASLDALQG from the coding sequence ATGCAACGCGAACCCCAAGCCACCAACGCCATGCTCATGGCCCGCCGCAACGCCGCTGTGCCGCGCGGCGTGGGTCACAGCCACCAAATCTTCATTGCCAAGGGCGAAAATGCCGAAATCTGGGACGTTGAAGGCCGCCGTTACATCGACTTTGCCGGTGGTATTGCCGTGCTCAACACCGGCCACCGCAACCCCGCCATCATCGAAGCGGTCAAAGCCCAGCTCGACCAGTACACCCACACCTGCTTCCAGGTGCTGGCCTACGAACCCTATGTGGAACTCGCCGAGCGCCTCAATGCCAAGGCCCCTGGTGATTTCGCCAAGAAAACCCTGTTCCTCACCACCGGCGCCGAGGCCGTGGAAAACGCCATCAAAATCGCCCGCGCCCACACCGGCCGCTCGGGCATCATCGCCTTCACCGGTGGCTACCATGGCCGCACCCTGCTCACCCTGGGCATGACGGGCAAAGTCGCACCGTACAAGCTCGGCTTTGGCCCCTTCCCCAACGAGATCTTCCACGCCCGTTTCCCCAACGCCCTGCACGGCGTGAGCGTGGACGACGCCATGGCCTCGATCGAGCAGATCTTCAAGAACGACATCGAAGCCAGCCGGGTGGCGGCCATCATCCTGGAGCCGGTGCAAGGCGAAGGCGGCTTCAACGTGGCCCCGCCCGAGCTGTTCCAGCGCCTGCGCGCCCTGTGCGACCTGCATGGCATCCTGCTGATCGCCGACGAAGTGCAGACCGGCGCTGGCCGCACCGGGACCTGGTTCGCCGTGGAACAAGCTGGCGTGGCGCCCGATCTGATCACCATGGCCAAGTCCATGGCCGGCGGCTTCCCGATCTCTGCCGTGATCGGCCGCGCCGACGTGATGGACGCGCCCGCCGCCGGCGGCCTGGGTGGGACCTACGCCGGAAGCCCGCTGGCTTGCGCGGCCGCGCTGGCGGTGCTCGACGAGTTCGAAAAGCACAGCCTGCTGCAACGCAGCCAGGAAGTCGGCCAGCGCATCACCGCCAGCCTGCAAGCCTTGGCGAAAAAACACACCTGCATTGCCGAAGTACGCGGCCTGGGCGCGATGGTGGCCATGGAACTGTGCAAAAACGGCGATCCACACCAGCCCGATGCCGACCTGACCAAGGCGCTGGCCGCCGAAGCCACCAGGCGCGGTCTGATCATCCTGACCTGCGGCACCTACGGCAACGTGGTGCGTATCCTGGTGCCACTGACAGTCAGCGACGCCGTGCTCGACGAAGGCCTGGCCATTGTTGAGGCGTCGCTCGACGCGCTGCAGGGCTGA
- a CDS encoding aminotransferase-like domain-containing protein — MFTLDPKATAPLVVQIVEGFRDAILSGNLRPGAKAPSIRQLAHAHGVSVYTVVDAYDRLVALGYFASRPHSGFFVRQRESLARLSHDAEPAEAANHNFDSMWYLRRVFENRALRMKPGCGWIPGDWLFQDGLRRSLRTLAAENAELGGYGEPKGFAPLRHLVRDLLAEQEIAVGCEQVLLTHGSSQGLDLVARCLVRAGDAVLVDDPGYPNLLFSLRFLGARLIGVPRTPNGYDLAALEALVIEHKPKAFFTQPRLQSPTGSVASLAHLHRVVQLAEQHHFTVVENDIYADLDPEPRPSLASLDQLQRVVYISSFSKTISPNLRVGYMAAPPDLLEDFAQLKMISGLTSSEFSERLVYGALVDGRWRKHLRGLRERLAAAHQRVAQALEGEGFELFSEPKAGLFIWARHPDIQNAAELAYKAAEQDILLGPGHLFDPQLQPSPWFRFNVAFTDEPKVLAFLKDHQSLN, encoded by the coding sequence ATGTTTACCCTTGACCCGAAAGCCACGGCGCCCTTGGTGGTGCAGATCGTGGAGGGATTTCGCGACGCCATCCTCAGTGGCAACCTGCGCCCGGGCGCCAAAGCACCATCGATACGGCAACTGGCCCATGCGCACGGTGTCAGCGTGTACACCGTGGTGGACGCCTATGACCGTCTGGTCGCTCTCGGCTATTTCGCTTCACGCCCCCATTCCGGGTTTTTTGTTCGCCAGCGCGAAAGCCTGGCGCGCCTGAGCCATGATGCGGAACCGGCCGAAGCGGCCAACCACAATTTCGATTCCATGTGGTACCTGCGACGGGTGTTTGAAAACCGGGCGCTGCGCATGAAGCCCGGTTGCGGCTGGATTCCTGGCGACTGGTTGTTCCAGGACGGCTTGCGCCGCAGCCTGCGTACTTTGGCGGCTGAAAACGCCGAACTGGGCGGTTACGGTGAACCCAAGGGTTTTGCGCCATTGCGCCACCTGGTGCGCGACCTGCTGGCCGAGCAGGAAATCGCGGTGGGTTGCGAGCAGGTGTTGCTCACGCACGGCTCCAGTCAGGGCCTGGATCTGGTGGCCCGCTGCCTGGTGCGCGCCGGTGACGCGGTGCTGGTGGACGATCCCGGTTACCCCAACCTGCTGTTTTCGCTGCGCTTTCTGGGCGCGCGTCTGATCGGTGTGCCGCGCACGCCCAATGGATACGATCTGGCGGCGCTGGAGGCGCTGGTGATCGAGCACAAGCCCAAGGCCTTTTTCACCCAGCCGCGCCTGCAAAGCCCGACTGGCTCGGTGGCTTCTTTGGCCCATTTGCACCGCGTGGTGCAACTGGCGGAGCAACACCATTTCACGGTGGTGGAGAACGACATATACGCCGACCTCGATCCCGAGCCGCGTCCCTCGCTGGCCAGTCTGGACCAGCTGCAGCGGGTCGTCTACATCAGCAGTTTTTCCAAAACCATTTCTCCGAATCTGCGGGTGGGCTACATGGCCGCACCGCCCGACTTGCTGGAAGACTTCGCCCAACTGAAGATGATTTCCGGGCTGACATCGTCCGAGTTCAGCGAGCGGTTGGTGTACGGTGCCCTGGTGGACGGGCGCTGGCGCAAACATTTGCGCGGCTTGCGTGAGCGTCTGGCCGCGGCGCACCAGCGGGTGGCCCAGGCCTTGGAGGGCGAAGGCTTTGAGCTTTTTTCCGAACCCAAGGCCGGCCTGTTCATCTGGGCGCGCCACCCCGACATTCAAAACGCCGCCGAGCTGGCCTACAAAGCCGCCGAGCAGGACATTCTGCTGGGCCCTGGCCACTTGTTCGACCCGCAATTGCAGCCCAGCCCATGGTTCCGCTTCAACGTTGCTTTCACCGATGAGCCCAAGGTATTGGCCTTCTTGAAGGACCACCAAAGCCTCAACTGA
- the alaS gene encoding alanine--tRNA ligase: MTSPASVADIRKTFLDFFASKGHTIVPSSGLVPGNDPTLMFTNSGMVQFKDVFLGTDKRPYTRATSVQACLRAGGKHNDLENVGYTARHHTFFEMLGNWSFGDYFKRESLKWAWELLTEVYKLPADRLLATVYEEDDEAYDIWTKEIGLPPERVIRIGDNKGGRYKSDNFWMMADTGPCGPCSEIFYDHGDHIAGGPPGSPDEDGDRFIEIWNNVFMQFDMAEDGSVKPLPAPCVDTGMGLERLAAILQHVHSNYEIDIFDQLIEAAARETGVDDLSNPSLKVIADHIRATAFLVSDGVIPSNEGRGYVQRRIIRRAIRHGYKLGKKTPFFHKLVADLVKLMGAAYPSLANQEQRITDVLKTEEERFFETLATGMEILDSALAGGVKQLPGEVAFKLHDTYGFPLDLSADVCRERDLSVDEAGFHAAMAKQKAAGRAAGKFKMDKALEYAGAGNEFVGYEKLEAQAKVVALYLEGTAVAELKAGQNGVVVLDTTPFYAESGGQVGDEGAIVSGSAKFAVGDTQKIKADVFGHHGTLDQGTLAVGDSVTAQVDTAQRAATMRNHSVTHLMHKALREVLGDHVTQKGSLVDADKTRFDFTHNAPVTDDQIREIEQRVNAEIVANAATQARVMDIESAQKTGATMLFGEKYGETVRVLDIGTSRELCGGTHVARTGDIGFFTITAEGGVAAGVRRVEAVTGMNALNYVQGMETTLGGVAGTLKVTPHEVPARVVALMEQMRDLEKEMGAIKSRLASAQGDELVGQAVDVNGIKVLAVVLPGADAKGLRETMDKLKDKLKTAAIVLAAVDGDKVQIAAGVTADSIGKVKAGELVNFVAQQVGGKGGGKPDMAMAGGTDASGLPKALASVQAWVAERV, from the coding sequence ATGACCAGCCCCGCTTCCGTTGCCGATATCCGCAAGACCTTCCTGGACTTTTTTGCCTCCAAAGGCCACACCATCGTGCCCTCCAGCGGCTTGGTGCCCGGCAACGACCCCACGCTCATGTTCACCAACTCGGGCATGGTGCAGTTCAAGGACGTGTTTCTGGGCACGGACAAGCGCCCCTACACGCGTGCCACCTCGGTGCAGGCCTGCCTGCGCGCCGGCGGCAAACACAACGATCTGGAAAACGTGGGCTACACCGCGCGCCACCACACCTTCTTCGAGATGCTGGGCAACTGGAGCTTTGGCGACTACTTCAAGCGCGAATCGCTGAAGTGGGCCTGGGAGCTGCTGACCGAGGTCTACAAGCTGCCCGCCGACCGGCTGCTGGCCACGGTGTACGAAGAGGACGACGAGGCCTACGACATCTGGACCAAAGAAATCGGCCTGCCGCCGGAGCGCGTGATCCGCATCGGCGACAACAAGGGTGGTCGCTACAAGAGCGACAACTTCTGGATGATGGCCGACACCGGGCCTTGCGGCCCGTGCTCGGAGATTTTCTACGACCACGGCGACCACATTGCTGGCGGCCCCCCCGGTAGCCCCGATGAAGACGGCGACCGTTTCATCGAAATCTGGAACAACGTGTTCATGCAGTTCGACATGGCCGAAGACGGCTCGGTCAAGCCGCTGCCCGCACCCTGCGTGGACACCGGCATGGGTCTGGAACGTCTGGCGGCGATCCTGCAACACGTGCACAGCAACTACGAAATCGACATCTTTGACCAGCTGATCGAGGCCGCCGCCCGCGAGACGGGTGTTGACGATCTGTCGAACCCCTCGCTCAAAGTGATCGCAGACCATATCCGCGCCACCGCATTTTTGGTCAGCGACGGTGTGATCCCCAGCAACGAAGGTCGGGGCTATGTGCAGCGCCGCATCATCCGCCGCGCGATTCGCCACGGCTACAAACTGGGCAAAAAGACGCCGTTTTTCCACAAGCTGGTGGCCGATCTGGTCAAGCTCATGGGCGCGGCGTACCCGAGCCTGGCCAATCAGGAGCAGCGCATCACCGATGTGCTGAAAACGGAAGAAGAGCGCTTCTTTGAAACGCTGGCCACGGGCATGGAGATTCTGGACAGCGCCCTGGCCGGTGGCGTCAAGCAACTGCCGGGCGAGGTGGCCTTCAAGCTGCACGACACGTATGGGTTTCCGCTCGATCTGAGCGCCGACGTGTGTCGCGAGCGTGATCTCTCGGTGGACGAAGCGGGCTTCCATGCGGCCATGGCCAAGCAAAAGGCCGCAGGCCGCGCGGCCGGCAAGTTCAAGATGGACAAGGCGCTGGAGTATGCCGGGGCGGGCAACGAGTTCGTTGGCTACGAGAAGCTCGAGGCGCAAGCCAAGGTCGTGGCGCTGTACCTTGAGGGCACGGCCGTGGCCGAACTCAAGGCGGGGCAAAACGGTGTGGTCGTGCTGGACACCACGCCTTTCTATGCCGAGAGCGGTGGCCAGGTGGGCGATGAAGGCGCCATCGTGAGCGGCTCGGCGAAGTTCGCCGTGGGCGACACGCAGAAGATCAAGGCCGATGTGTTCGGTCACCACGGCACGCTGGATCAGGGCACCCTGGCCGTGGGTGACAGCGTGACCGCGCAAGTCGACACCGCGCAGCGGGCTGCGACGATGCGCAACCATTCGGTGACCCACCTGATGCACAAGGCCTTGCGCGAGGTGCTGGGCGATCACGTGACGCAAAAAGGCTCGCTGGTCGATGCCGACAAGACCCGTTTTGACTTCACGCACAACGCGCCCGTGACCGACGACCAGATTCGCGAGATTGAGCAGCGCGTGAACGCCGAAATCGTGGCCAACGCCGCGACGCAGGCGCGCGTGATGGACATCGAATCGGCGCAGAAGACCGGCGCCACCATGTTGTTTGGCGAAAAGTACGGCGAGACCGTGCGCGTGCTCGACATCGGCACCAGCCGTGAGCTGTGCGGTGGCACCCACGTGGCGCGCACCGGTGACATCGGCTTTTTCACGATCACGGCCGAGGGCGGCGTGGCCGCCGGCGTGCGCCGCGTGGAAGCGGTGACAGGCATGAATGCCCTGAACTACGTGCAGGGCATGGAAACCACTCTGGGTGGCGTGGCCGGCACGTTGAAGGTGACGCCCCATGAAGTGCCCGCGCGCGTGGTCGCCTTGATGGAACAGATGCGCGATCTGGAAAAAGAGATGGGTGCGATCAAGAGCCGCCTGGCTTCGGCGCAGGGCGACGAACTGGTGGGTCAGGCGGTGGACGTCAACGGCATCAAGGTGCTGGCCGTGGTATTGCCGGGCGCCGATGCCAAGGGACTGCGCGAAACCATGGACAAGCTCAAGGACAAGCTGAAAACCGCTGCCATCGTGCTGGCGGCTGTGGACGGCGACAAGGTGCAGATCGCCGCGGGCGTGACCGCCGACAGCATTGGCAAAGTCAAGGCCGGTGAGCTGGTGAACTTTGTGGCCCAGCAAGTGGGTGGCAAGGGCGGCGGCAAGCCCGATATGGCCATGGCCGGTGGCACCGATGCCAGCGGTCTGCCCAAGGCGCTGGCATCGGTGCAGGCCTGGGTGGCTGAGCGGGTTTGA
- a CDS encoding pseudouridine synthase: MSRSPGNAKIPTHLGVAASCISLPTLKPPPWPTVLAFLAQRMPAVSSREWTQRFADGLVLSEDGQGLALDTPYQGGARIYYYRELANEQEVPFEESVLYQDDHLVVADKPHFLPVTPGGRYVQQCLLVRLQRKLNMPQLAPLHRIDRETAGLVLFAVNPAERGAYHALFSGREMHKTYEAIAPANSALSWPHTRRSRLVEHPTEFYRMVEAEVGSASNSETVIRVLEQRGPWARYELSPISGKRHQLRVHMNALGLPIVGDQLYPTVLHGPDETEDFAEPLRLLAKAIAFTDPVSGQARRFESTRQLEWPAQS; the protein is encoded by the coding sequence ATGTCCCGCAGCCCCGGCAACGCCAAAATCCCAACCCACCTTGGCGTGGCCGCCAGCTGTATATCGCTGCCGACCCTGAAGCCCCCGCCCTGGCCCACCGTTCTGGCGTTCCTCGCGCAACGCATGCCAGCGGTATCGTCACGCGAATGGACACAGCGTTTTGCCGATGGCCTGGTGCTGTCCGAAGACGGTCAGGGGCTGGCGCTGGATACGCCGTACCAAGGCGGCGCGCGCATTTATTACTACCGCGAACTGGCCAATGAGCAGGAGGTGCCGTTCGAAGAATCGGTGCTGTACCAAGACGACCACCTCGTGGTCGCCGACAAACCACACTTCCTGCCCGTGACACCCGGCGGCCGCTATGTGCAGCAATGTTTGCTGGTGCGCCTGCAGCGCAAACTGAACATGCCCCAGCTGGCGCCGCTGCACCGCATCGACCGCGAAACCGCTGGGCTGGTCTTGTTCGCAGTGAACCCCGCCGAACGTGGGGCTTACCACGCGCTGTTCAGTGGGCGCGAAATGCACAAAACCTACGAAGCCATCGCGCCCGCGAACTCGGCGTTGAGCTGGCCACACACCCGCCGCAGCCGACTCGTGGAGCACCCAACCGAGTTCTACCGCATGGTGGAGGCTGAAGTCGGGTCTGCATCCAACAGCGAAACGGTCATCAGGGTGCTGGAACAACGCGGTCCGTGGGCACGCTACGAACTGAGCCCCATCAGCGGCAAGCGACACCAGTTGCGGGTGCACATGAACGCACTGGGTCTGCCCATCGTCGGCGACCAGCTCTACCCGACCGTGTTGCACGGCCCCGATGAAACCGAAGACTTCGCGGAACCCTTGCGGCTGCTGGCCAAAGCCATCGCATTCACCGACCCGGTCAGCGGACAAGCCAGGCGGTTCGAGAGCACACGCCAACTGGAGTGGCCAGCGCAAAGCTGA
- the trmB gene encoding tRNA (guanosine(46)-N7)-methyltransferase TrmB, whose amino-acid sequence MAESTSPAVPFRRVIKSYVLRAGRTGPGQARAYDQFGPKYLLNYQAESLDVPAAFGRSAPLIMEIGFGMGGATAHIAQVRPEDNFICCEVHEPGVGSLLKLIGEGGIENIRIFRHDAVEVLDHMLGEQSLDGVHIFFPDPWHKSRHHKRRLIQGPFVNRLARHIKPGGYLHLATDWEPYAEQMHTVLSAETMLVNTATEPGPHGCAPKPEYRPLTKFENRGIKLGHGVWDLVYRRV is encoded by the coding sequence ATGGCCGAATCAACCAGCCCCGCCGTTCCATTCAGGCGGGTGATCAAAAGTTATGTGCTGCGCGCCGGGCGCACCGGCCCCGGCCAGGCCCGGGCCTACGACCAGTTTGGCCCCAAATACCTGCTGAACTACCAGGCTGAATCCCTGGATGTGCCAGCCGCATTCGGCCGCAGCGCGCCACTCATCATGGAAATCGGCTTTGGTATGGGCGGCGCCACGGCCCACATTGCCCAGGTGCGCCCAGAAGACAACTTCATTTGCTGCGAGGTTCACGAGCCCGGCGTGGGCTCTTTGCTCAAACTCATCGGCGAAGGCGGTATCGAGAACATCCGCATCTTCCGACACGACGCGGTCGAGGTGCTGGACCACATGTTGGGAGAGCAAAGCCTGGACGGCGTGCACATCTTTTTCCCGGACCCCTGGCACAAGAGCCGCCACCACAAGCGCCGCCTGATCCAGGGCCCGTTTGTGAACCGCCTGGCGCGCCACATCAAACCCGGCGGTTACCTGCACCTGGCCACCGACTGGGAGCCTTACGCCGAGCAAATGCACACCGTGTTGAGTGCAGAGACGATGCTGGTCAACACAGCCACCGAACCCGGCCCACACGGCTGTGCTCCCAAGCCCGAATACCGGCCGCTCACCAAATTCGAAAACCGCGGCATCAAGCTGGGCCACGGTGTCTGGGATCTGGTGTACCGCCGGGTCTGA